A genome region from Tolypothrix sp. PCC 7712 includes the following:
- a CDS encoding phosphate ABC transporter ATP-binding protein — protein MQTEQLSLYYGKKAAFTDITMPIQAGKITALVGPSGCGKTSFLTCLNRLTDLIPHTKVSGSIRLDDLEILNSRIDAIALRRRVGTIFQKPNPFPFSIWKNLVFPLQEHGVKNREKINWLIETTLQDVGLWKEVKDRLHSSALSLSGGQKQRLCIARALVLQPEVLLFDEPCSALDPISSGVVEDLIASLRGRYTVVIVTHNLAQARRIGDYAALFWVQTEVGRLIEYGTVEQIFTNPQQDLTAAYVNGIRG, from the coding sequence ATGCAAACGGAGCAGCTGAGTTTATATTACGGTAAAAAAGCCGCGTTTACAGATATTACTATGCCAATTCAGGCAGGTAAAATTACTGCCTTAGTGGGGCCTTCTGGCTGTGGCAAAACCAGTTTTTTAACTTGTCTAAATCGCTTAACTGATTTAATCCCCCATACCAAAGTTAGCGGCAGCATTCGCCTAGATGATTTAGAAATTCTCAACAGCCGGATAGATGCGATCGCCCTGCGTCGGCGTGTGGGAACCATCTTCCAAAAGCCAAATCCTTTTCCCTTTTCTATTTGGAAAAATCTCGTCTTTCCCCTCCAAGAACATGGCGTTAAAAACCGGGAAAAAATTAATTGGCTAATTGAAACTACTCTACAAGATGTCGGACTATGGAAAGAAGTTAAAGATAGGTTGCATAGTTCTGCCTTATCTTTATCTGGTGGACAGAAGCAGCGTTTATGTATTGCCCGGGCTTTAGTTTTGCAACCGGAAGTATTACTATTTGATGAACCCTGTAGCGCCCTCGATCCCATTTCTAGCGGCGTAGTTGAAGATTTAATTGCCAGTCTGCGAGGACGTTACACCGTGGTAATTGTCACTCACAACCTCGCTCAAGCGAGGCGGATTGGCGATTATGCTGCCCTATTTTGGGTACAAACAGAAGTAGGAAGATTAATTGAATATGGTACAGTCGAGCAGATTTTTACAAATCCACAACAAGATTTAACAGCTGCTTATGTAAATGGTATTCGCGGGTAA
- the pstA gene encoding phosphate ABC transporter permease PstA, producing MAKKSLPLPTLVLWAIAFLITAVFCWIFSDILGHGLGQISWEFLTTAPENAGREGGIAPILISTCLILSVCMAVSLPLGVGTAVLLAEFTTSESVFGRLVRRSLDVLAGVPSIVFGLFGNAFFSIKLGLGFSILSGGLTLACMVLPILIRSTEAGLRAVPQDYRLGAAALGLSRTTTLGKLLLPAATPGLVVGLVLGIGRAIAETAALIFTSGYVDRMPESLLDSGRSLSVHIFDLSMNVAGGDANAYASALVLLILLLLINGIAIWTAQFWLARRITS from the coding sequence ATGGCTAAAAAATCTCTGCCATTACCTACCTTAGTACTGTGGGCGATCGCATTCTTGATTACCGCAGTTTTCTGCTGGATTTTCAGCGATATCTTAGGGCATGGTTTAGGGCAAATTTCTTGGGAATTTCTGACAACAGCACCGGAAAATGCCGGGCGCGAGGGGGGAATTGCGCCGATTTTGATTTCTACCTGTTTGATTTTGAGCGTTTGTATGGCAGTTTCTCTCCCCCTCGGTGTTGGTACTGCCGTGCTACTAGCCGAATTTACCACCAGCGAAAGTGTTTTTGGGCGTTTAGTGCGTCGTAGTTTAGATGTGTTAGCGGGAGTGCCATCTATAGTTTTTGGCTTATTTGGTAATGCTTTTTTCTCCATCAAGTTGGGATTGGGCTTTTCGATATTGTCTGGTGGGTTGACATTAGCTTGTATGGTTTTGCCTATCTTGATTCGTTCCACAGAAGCAGGGCTGCGGGCTGTTCCCCAGGATTATCGTTTAGGGGCTGCGGCTTTGGGATTATCACGCACCACCACATTAGGGAAACTTTTATTACCAGCAGCCACACCAGGGTTAGTTGTCGGTTTAGTGCTGGGAATTGGCAGAGCGATCGCAGAAACCGCTGCATTAATTTTTACCAGTGGCTATGTGGATCGAATGCCAGAGTCTTTACTCGATTCTGGGCGATCGCTATCGGTTCACATTTTCGATTTATCAATGAATGTCGCCGGCGGAGATGCTAACGCCTACGCCTCTGCTTTGGTGTTGTTGATTTTATTGTTGCTGATCAATGGCATCGCAATTTGGACAGCTCAATTTTGGTTAGCGAGGAGAATCACATCTTGA
- the pstC gene encoding phosphate ABC transporter permease subunit PstC: MTLLKNRILSPSQSDNLLLWILRLLALITGIIVVLITTFLLLEALPILQQLGWQRFISDPSWHPVQGFYNLLPMLWGSLLVTLGSILLATPLGIGSAIFCQYYAPPVIARLYRTLIELLAGIPSVVYGFWGLVVLVPLIGKLQAPGTSLLAGIAILTLMILPTIALTAEASFSEVPAEYLQGAAALGISRWATISSVVVPAAKSGLFTGLILGTGRAIGETMAVLMVCGNVVQTPKSLFDPIRTLTANIALEMAYATGNHRSALFVSGLLLMVAIAILVAVAETISQRNIYG; encoded by the coding sequence ATGACATTGTTAAAAAACAGGATTTTGTCCCCATCTCAAAGTGATAACCTTCTCCTGTGGATATTACGGCTATTAGCTTTAATTACAGGTATTATTGTTGTCTTAATTACCACATTCTTATTACTCGAAGCTTTGCCCATCCTGCAACAACTAGGATGGCAGCGTTTTATCAGCGATCCATCTTGGCATCCAGTACAAGGATTTTATAATTTGCTGCCGATGCTGTGGGGAAGTTTGTTAGTAACACTCGGTTCTATACTGTTGGCAACACCTTTAGGCATTGGTTCAGCAATATTTTGTCAATATTATGCGCCGCCTGTAATTGCCAGATTGTATCGCACCTTAATTGAGTTACTGGCTGGCATTCCTTCCGTAGTTTACGGTTTTTGGGGTTTAGTTGTCCTTGTGCCTCTAATTGGGAAACTGCAAGCACCAGGAACCAGCTTGCTAGCAGGAATCGCTATTTTGACATTGATGATTCTGCCGACGATCGCCTTAACTGCAGAAGCTAGTTTCTCAGAAGTACCGGCTGAGTATCTCCAGGGTGCAGCCGCCTTGGGAATTTCTCGCTGGGCAACAATTAGCAGCGTGGTTGTACCAGCAGCTAAATCTGGCTTATTTACAGGTTTGATTTTGGGAACGGGAAGGGCGATTGGAGAAACAATGGCGGTGTTGATGGTTTGTGGCAATGTCGTGCAAACACCTAAGAGTTTATTTGACCCCATTCGCACCCTAACTGCCAATATAGCTTTAGAAATGGCTTATGCCACAGGCAATCACCGTTCAGCCTTATTTGTCAGTGGCTTGTTGCTAATGGTAGCGATCGCCATTTTAGTAGCTGTGGCGGAAACTATTAGCCAAAGAAACATTTATGGCTAA
- a CDS encoding phosphate ABC transporter substrate-binding protein translates to MTKFKTLALITVGLTIGFGLQSCTQSNKTANQATNKLQGKLVLTGSSTVAPLAAEIGKKFESEHPDVRVDVQTGGSSRGIADARTGVANIGMASRSLKAEEKDLKAFAIARDGIGMILHKENPVKSLSNQQVIDIYTGKVNNWQQVSGKNAPITVVNKAEGRSTLELFLSYFKLKNSDIKSSVVIGDNQQGIKTVAGNPNAIGYVSIGTAEFSINNGVPIKLLPLNGVAASTENIKNGTFPLARPLNLVTKTQPQGLERAFIDFAQSPQVHDIVKKQDFVPISK, encoded by the coding sequence ATGACAAAATTTAAAACTCTAGCGTTAATTACTGTCGGTTTAACAATTGGTTTCGGACTACAATCTTGTACGCAATCTAACAAAACAGCAAATCAAGCAACCAATAAATTACAAGGAAAGTTAGTTTTAACAGGTTCGAGTACAGTAGCACCTTTGGCAGCAGAAATCGGGAAGAAATTTGAATCAGAACATCCGGATGTGCGAGTCGATGTGCAAACAGGTGGTTCTTCTCGTGGGATTGCTGATGCACGTACAGGTGTTGCCAATATTGGCATGGCATCTCGGAGTCTGAAAGCAGAAGAAAAAGACTTAAAAGCTTTTGCGATCGCCCGCGATGGTATTGGCATGATTTTGCACAAAGAAAATCCGGTAAAATCGCTGTCAAATCAACAAGTTATCGATATTTACACGGGTAAGGTTAACAACTGGCAACAAGTTAGTGGTAAGAATGCACCCATCACAGTTGTGAATAAAGCAGAGGGACGTTCTACCCTGGAATTGTTTCTCAGCTATTTCAAACTCAAAAATAGCGATATCAAATCATCGGTTGTAATTGGGGACAATCAGCAGGGGATTAAGACAGTAGCAGGTAATCCCAATGCCATTGGTTATGTATCTATTGGCACTGCTGAATTTAGTATCAACAATGGCGTACCAATTAAGTTATTACCTCTGAATGGAGTCGCGGCTAGCACAGAGAATATTAAAAATGGCACATTTCCCCTTGCTCGCCCTTTGAATTTGGTTACCAAAACCCAGCCGCAAGGGTTAGAACGAGCATTTATCGATTTTGCCCAGTCGCCACAAGTCCATGACATTGTTAAAAAACAGGATTTTGTCCCCATCTCAAAGTGA
- a CDS encoding ArsR/SmtB family transcription factor — translation MTDSKNLSSPNFCARQLKVLADTTRLSVLKILMEGPQHVGELNSVLKLEQSLLSHHLKILRDAGFVEARRDGKAVLYHFVSTHRQDNTGKAIDLGCCLLSFE, via the coding sequence ATGACAGACTCTAAAAATTTATCATCTCCAAACTTTTGTGCACGTCAACTAAAAGTTTTAGCAGATACGACACGCCTATCTGTGCTGAAAATTCTCATGGAAGGCCCCCAACATGTAGGGGAGCTAAATTCTGTCTTAAAGTTAGAGCAGAGTTTACTATCTCACCATTTAAAAATATTGCGGGATGCAGGCTTTGTAGAGGCAAGGCGAGATGGGAAGGCAGTACTTTACCATTTTGTTTCTACTCATCGCCAAGACAACACTGGTAAGGCAATAGATTTAGGTTGTTGTCTTCTTTCTTTTGAATAA